DNA sequence from the Rattus rattus isolate New Zealand chromosome 2, Rrattus_CSIRO_v1, whole genome shotgun sequence genome:
ACCGGCCCGGCACCTACTTTGGGCTTCTCTTGGACTACCTACGCACTGGACAGACGCCCACAGAGTACATTCCGGAGGTATACCAAGAAGCTAAGTTCTACCAAATCCATCTCTTGGTCAAGCTTTTGGAAGATAAGCCACAGATCTTCGGTGAACAGGTGGCTAGGATGCAGTTCCTGATGGGAGTTCCGAACTACCGCGAAAACCTGGAGGTCCTGCTGCACCTGGCTCGGGCCGAGGCCGTGGCGATGCGCTCGTCAaaggtggtggtgtgtgtggtgcgCACGGAGGAGGATGATGCCAAGTGCACGGAGCCACTGCACATCTTGGAGGCCAAAAAGACACCAGTTGTCAAATTCGGACCCTGGAAGGCAGGCCCTGTGACGGAGGACTTTCTGTACTGCCTGGAGAAGGACATTAGAGCCAAGGGGTATACGGTGGCCTCTCAGCGGTACCACCTGAGTAGGGATCCCTACACATGCTTCTGGATACTCGTCTTCACTTGGTGGTGATTGCTAGAGGCTGTGGTGGGACTCGTGAAATCAGTCGCCATCAAAATCCACGTTCTAAAGCTGAGCCTGTAGTTCCGGAGCTTGGAAGGCTGAGATAAGAAGACtgtcgtgagtttgaggccagtctggtataCAGACTGGGACCCTATTGAAATGGCTCAGGAGAAGTCAGGCTACCCTGTCTCCACACCTGCTAGACGCCACATCCTCCTAGACAGAACAAAGTAAAGTTTCTTCCATCTTCCAAGAAATAAAGCTTGTAAAATGTTGAGCAGATCAAAGGGTTCTTCCTGCCTTGCTGGGAAATAACCCTGATGTAAAAACTCTTCTAG
Encoded proteins:
- the Kctd14 gene encoding BTB/POZ domain-containing protein KCTD14 — encoded protein: MSLPENQIKEPGKQFQPTKSLKESSLESLPGNLFKEPSQESRILCPDPDIVVELNVGGQFYTTTMGTLMKHPGSKFSEILSRSAKHYKDAQGRFFIDRPGTYFGLLLDYLRTGQTPTEYIPEVYQEAKFYQIHLLVKLLEDKPQIFGEQVARMQFLMGVPNYRENLEVLLHLARAEAVAMRSSKVVVCVVRTEEDDAKCTEPLHILEAKKTPVVKFGPWKAGPVTEDFLYCLEKDIRAKGYTVASQRYHLSRDPYTCFWILVFTWW